Sequence from the Candidatus Ancaeobacter aquaticus genome:
AGCAGGTATGATACTGAGTTTGATCTGCCTATAGGTATAGCGCATTTTGTTGAGCATATCCTTTTTAAATCATGCAAAAACATGACCTCGCAGGGAATATTCTGGGAGATAGAATCATGCGGCGGGAAGATCAATGCCGGGACAACACGCGAATATTCTATGGTGCAGGTAACAATACCGACAATGTATATGGATAATGCGCTTCGTGTTATTAAGGAGATTGTCCATAAACCGATCTTTAACAAGGATGCTATTGCAAAGGAAAAAAAGACTGTATTAGGTGAGATACGCAGAGAAAAAGATCGTTTTTCCGTAGTGTGGAATCTTTTCTATAAAAACCTATGGAAAGAACATCCCTTCCGCAACCCAATTCTCGGTGATGAAAAATCTATTAAGAAGATTTCCGCGCGACATATAAGAAAATTTTATGATGCATGCTACTGCGGATCTAACATGGTCATATCTGTTGCATCAAGCTTGACCGATAATACTGTACAGAAAAAGATAAAAAAGATTTTTACCACAATAAAAAAAGGAAAGGAAGTGCATCCTCAATGTGCCGCAGAGTCGAAAAGGAAGCGTAGAGGGGTGCATCTTAAGAAAAATATTCATCAAACACATGTTATCCTCGGTTTTGAAACATGTCACCAGTTCACTGAGGATCGGTATGTTTTACGCCTCATTGAGATAGCGTTAGGCGGAGACGGGTACTCGCGTTTATTTCGGGAATTGCGCGAAAAAAGACAGTTAATATATTCGATAGATATATTTTCATCGAATTTTGAGGATACGGGATATTTTGCGACCTATTTTGCTGCATTGTCCCGTAATGTTGAAAAGATTGTTCATGAAATATTTTCCCAGACAGAACAGATTCGCGCAAAAGGTTTAAGAAAAGAAGAGCTGGTATATGCAAAAGCCCAGTATCGGGGGAATATACTGAAGCGTTTTGAAACAAATCTTTCAGTGGCACGCATACTGGGAGTAGAAACATTATTAAGGGGTGAGTTTGAGGATTTTGATAAGGCAATCGGTAAAGTAGCTTCGATAACAAATAAAGATATTACCCGCGTCGCACAAAAATACTTACATATAGAAGAAGCGGTTATGATTGCCGTTGGCAGCTGAGGGGTTGAGAAATAATAATATGACGGAAGAAAAAAACAATAATCAGAAAAAATCATTTTGGACAATCCTCGCTGAACACGTTGATTTTTCACTCTTTAAGTTTTTAAAAGAATCCACGATTGAAGAAGTTTCATTTACTCCTCGTCGAGGAGAAAAATATCACATTATTAAAAATCCAAAAGAAGTGAAATATCTTCGTCTCAGTGATAAAGACCATTTTATTTTTGAACAGCTTGACGGGAAAAATACTGTTTCAGAGATCGTGTATGCGTATTTTATGAAATACAAAGCACTCGCGTTTGAAAGAGTTGCGGGCCTTATTGAGGAGCTTTACTCTAGCCATTTTTTAACTGCTAAACCCGTTAATGTTTTTAAAAAATTAAAGAATTATTTTGATCGGAAAACGCTCATTCATTGGATGAACGGTCTCAAAGAATGGTTCTTTCAAAAAACATTTCCCATAAATAATATTGATAACATATTAACTAAAATGTACAAGGGCGGGGTATGGCTCTTTTTTACCCGCTTTGCAAAAGTTTCCTACGTGATACTTTCAATTGTTGGCACCTTAATGTTTATTACTAATATTGTTCCCTCTGATCAGTATCATATCCTGAAATCCGGTGATTCATACGCGGTAGGTTTTTTTACTTTTTTAATGATCAGTATTGTTGTTATTTTTATACATGAAGGAGCTCATGCGTTTACCGTAAAATCATATGGCAGGAGTGTGCCAAAGGGAGGGTTCCTGTTTTATTTCGGCGCGCCATGTTTTTATGCTGAAACAAGCGATATATGGATGGAAAGCAAAACCAGAAGAATAGCGGTATCATGGGCTGGTCCGTACGCAGAATTGGTTATTGCCAGCACGCTTTCAATTATACTGTCTCTATGGCCAGCTAGTCCATTAAGCGATGTGCTTTTTAAGGCAACAATATTCTGTTATCTTGGCGTTGTACTTAATCTTGATCCGCTTTTAGAGTTTGACGGATATTTTATGCTTATGGATTGGCTTGAAATACCGCTACTAAGGAAAAAAGCAATTGATTTCGTAAAGAAGGATCTCTTTAAAAAAGTGGTACATAAGGAAACGTTTGAACGAGAAGAGAAAATATATACTGTTTTTGGTATTTTCTCTATCGTGTGGACAGCAATTGCGATCACGATCGCTGTATTGTTCCTAAAAATGCGTTTCTTTCAGATTTTAAGTGAGTTTGTAACCGGGGATAGTATCGGTATTAAAATATTCTCATTCATATTTTTTGTGTGTATTGTTGTTCCCCTGGCATTATCACTTCTCTGTTTTGTTCTTCTTTCATTGAGAAGGTTGTGGCGTATTATTATTGCTCGTGGTGTTCTTCAGAATCCTCTCAGTATTATTGCAACGTGTGTGCCTTTGGGTTGTTTTGTTATATTTTTGCCGGAAATACTGTATGGGTATACGACGCCCCAGTATTTGAGCGGAATGTATATACTATTGGGTCTTATTTCTTTCTATTTTTCTTGTAAGGCATGTGTGAATCTACACAAACCTTTGCAGGGTCTTCCGCTAGTATTTCTCAGCCTGTATCCTATATTGCAAGGCTTGATGGTATATGTGCCTGTCACATGGGTAACTCCGTTACATTTACTGACACTTCTACTAATTGTTATTGCACTGAGTATGTTTTTCTATAATGCGTTTATTGCGAAAAACGGTATAACTATTAGAGTGTTTTATTGTGTAGCTGTTATGGGCTCACTGTGCGTTGTTTTATACTATAAAATGTGTTGTTTTAATCCGCTGTTATTAGGGACAGATTGTTTATCTTATGGATCAATTATATTGTGCATAGTGGGTGCAGTGCTCCTCTTAAATGTTTTTGGGAAGAAGATATTTTATGTGTATCTTCTTTTTTCTGGCGCTTTGCTTATGCTTGCAGCTGGGTGCAATGAACAAGTCAACCATTTTGCAATTCCCTTGACATCACTTTTTGTAACAGTAGGGATATATATATATTATGTGACAGCGTGTGGTGTTAAAAATGTTGTTATGCAGTACGATCCGGTAACAGGAAATGACGAGGAAAGGTTTTCTCAGGGTTTCTCGGTTTTGCTTGGAAATGTTATAAAAGGTATAGGTGAAATGTCAGGAATAACGAATGAGCGTTACTTGAAAAGTATCATCGCTGATAATAAAAGAATAAATAATGAGGGAGAAGTACAAGCCCTTAAAGGAGTCTCACAGGTCAGTAAGCAGTGTGTTGGGCAGGGGGAAGCGCTTCTGAAAAGCAGTACGAAGCTGGTTGGGGACACTTTGGTTAAAAAACTGCTGTATGGAACTCTTGAAACGATGTACTGGGAAGACAGGGAAGTGGTAAACCACTATTTTACACGGTTGGTCAAAGATGCCCATGGGATTGCCTATGAGAAACGGTATTTGAAAGATGATCCTGAGGAAATCCTTAAACAGAATGAATTATTTAAGAATTTGCCGCATGAGGAGTTGCAGTATTTAGTGAACAGGTTCCGCGCTGAACGCTATTCTGATAATTATGATGTTATCAAACAGGGAGATAAGGGCGATAAATTTTATGTAGTTAAGACCGGTACGGTTGATGTGATCTACAACGACTCTGTGCAGGGAGAAAAAGTATTAGCTACACTGAAACGCGGTGATTATTTTGGCGAGATCGCGCTTTTAAAAGATGTGCCGCGTACAGCAACAGTCCGATCATCGTCGCCGGTAACGCTGCTGTCTCTTTCAAAAAGTGATTTTAACCATTTAGTAAAAAAATATTTTTCATTGATCAAGAATATTCATAAGGGGATTGGCGCACGTAAAGAACGAATTGATATAATAAGCGTTATACCGCTTTTTGCTGAGTTTTCATATCAACAGCTTGCTCTTATTTCTTTACGGATGAAGGAAGCAGAATTTGATAAAGGTGCATGTATTGTTTCACAAGGTGAAGTAGGTGATAAGTTTTATATAATTCAAGAGGGTGAAGTTGATGTCGCGGTACAGGACGAAACAGGAGAGATAAAAAATATATCAACCTTATATGACGGTGATTACTTCGGTGAGATAGCGCTGATACTGAAAGTAGCTCGTACAGCAAGCGTGACAGCGAGAAAGAAAACCAAGGTATTTCAATTAGAAAAAAATGATTTTGATGAAATGATCAAGAAACATCTTTTTGCGAATAAAAATCTTGAACAAGTTGCGACACGAAGATTATATAATGTAAATAAGCAAAAGACATAAATCGGTGAACGGTTTGCGTTGTGCGTAATGATAGAGAATAATTTTAAAGGGGAGGAACAATATGAATTGTTGGCATTGTGAACGACCGGCAATAGGCGCGTGTGTGTTTTGCGGGCGAGGGATATGTAAAGATCATATACAATCTATGCCTAATCCATTAACCATGTATCGCGGCAGCGATAACAAGCTTAAAGCGCTTGTTGTGCCTGATGCTTTGTATTGCGGAGTTTGTAAACCAAAAGAAGATCCCGTAGATATGAGTGAAATAGAGCAGTAAAAAAGCTCTAAGCTTTAAGCTGTAAGTGATAAGCTAAAACTTATTTATTGTTATTTCTTGATTCTTTGGGTATGGTAATTGTAATTATTAGAGGTGAATTATGCAGAAACATGTTGAAGAAATAATACGCGCACTTGGTGAAGACCCAAAAAGGGACGGTTTGTTAAAAACGCCCCGTCGGGTAGAAGAATCAATGCAGTATTTAACGAGCGGGTACAAGATTAACCCGAAAGATATTATTAAAGACGCTGTTTTTGAAGAGACGTACGATGAAATGGTTGTGTTAAGAGATATTCGCGTGTTCTCGCTTTGCGAACATCATTTACTTCCGTTTTACGGAAAATGTCACATTGCGTATTTGCCACAGGGTAAACTTATCGGATTAAGTAAACTTGCCGAGGTAGTTCAGATATATGCTCGTAGATTGCAGGTTCAGGAGCGGCTCACGGTGCAGATCGCTGACTGTTTGATGGACGCGTTAAATCCTCTTGGTGTTGGCGTTGTTGTTGAAGCGTTACATTTATGCATGGCGATGCGAGGAGTTGAGGAAAAAGATGCATCAGCGGTAACAAGCTCTATGCTCGGTGCATTCAGAAATGACCGCAGCACACGTATGGAGTTCCTCAGCCTCATCGGCAAATAACACTTCGTGTTTTTCACTTAAAATCTTATTAGCTAGAGAAATAAATAAGTGAGGCGAAGTGTCAGCCTACCATTCTTGTCAGGTATCGTTACGAAGGTGCATAAATACCTTTGAATGCAAGGCATGTGATTGAGTTTTTTTGCCACGTGAGCCGCGTTAGGTCGCGGCAACGTGGCCTTCACGCGGCAGACGTATTTAATGAACGTTAAAGAGTTTGTAAAATTAAGAGAGGCGAAGCCTCAGAACCAATTTTTGCGTTTGAATATCCACAATGCTGTTCCACAAATAAGCACCATCAATATCAGGGTGCTATAATATCCATACGGTGAATCAAGCCCGGGTATATGTTTAAAATTCATACCATAGATACCGGTAATTAATGTAAGAGGCATAAACACGGTAGCGATTACCGCAAGAGTTTTTACAACCTGGTTAGTCTTATTTGATACAACAGAAAAGAACAGTTCCTGTGTGCTGATGAGGATATCAACGCACGTGGTAATAGTCTCACTAACCTTAAAAAGCTTATCGTACACATCATGAAAATATATTTTCACGTTACTTTTAATGATAGGTGTAGCTTCGCGGATAAGTCGTGAAATGCTATCTCGTTGAGGTGAAGTGATTTTACGTAAATGCAGCATTTCTTTTTTTAATTTAAATAGTTCTTTTGATACATTTTCAGATTCATTCTGCAATACTTTATCTTCTACGACTTCAATACGATTATTTAAGCTGTCCAGAATATCGAGATACTTCTCTGATATTAAATCAAGAAGAATATAAAGCGTAAAATCAGCGCCAAGTGCAAGTGTTTCAGCGGGATTTTGTTTTATAACATCAAACGTTTCATTGACACCACGAACATCTTTTTTATGGAATGTAACAAGGTGGTTTTTTCCCAGAAATATGTTGAGGGGAACAGTTATAAGTCTTTTATTGTGGCTATCATACTTTACAGAGAAAAAAATAATAAAAATAGATTCACCAAAAAACACAATTTTAGGTGATGTAGGCGGTTTAATGCAATACTCGATTGCCAAAGGATGAAAATGAAACACTTCATCAAGAACAGCCAAATCATCAGGTGAAGGATCTTTAATGTCTGTCCAGGTGATATTTTCTGGTTGAGAAATAGTTTGTGAGAGTTGATCCGTTGGTAAATTAAATGATATTTTTCCGCTGCTATAAAGTATGGTAGTGATCATAATGTTATTGTCTCCTCATTCCTTTATACATTTTTTTACATGTTGCGTTATGCTTTGTATGACAGTTGTAACAATTACGTCCGGGACACCTTCGGGGTATATTGATTTTATACGCATATCACAAGGATCATTAACATAATCTACACAGACAAACATGTCCTTAGTGGATTTGCAAATTTCGGTTGAAAAGAAATCGAGTTTACATACCTCAGCTATGGAATCAACAATATCGTGCATGCCACTGAGTTTATACTTGTCTTCTTCAGTCGTTGTAACCATTTCATAAATATGAGTGCAATCATCCCACCAGCAGAGGATTGATGTTCCACAGCAGTAATACACTCTAAACCATGCGCGGTGCACACCCATGATGATAGGGTTAATATGTTCCTGTAGAAGATACTTATCATTGCCGAACTGTTTGCGTGCTTCAATAATATCATGCAATGACTCAGCGCCGATAACGACTCCTGTCCCGCCCCCGCCATTTGCAGGTTTTATGATGAATGGACGGCCTAAATGTTCCAGTTCGGTTAAATTTAGGTGAGGGTCCTTATCATATGGCGAAAGGATAACCGTGTAGGGAACATGTATGCCTTTTGTGAGAAATTCTAAGTGCATAGTTGCTTTGTCCATCGCGCGAAGAGTATTGCCAAATGCGTTTATTACTTTCGCATTACATTTTTGTGCAATAGAAATGAGAGGTAAAAACTGTGTATCGGCATCTGACGCGCGATCATACAAAACTTTAAATTGTAACTCACCGCTGTGTAATTTATCGAACGTCTCTTCTCTGTTAGAAGGCGAAACAAGGTATGAAGAAATATTATTTTTTATGCAGGTATCGTTAAGACGATGTATAAAGTCGTTGTCATATTCCCATTCCCACGCGATAAGCAGATCCACTGAATTCATATGAGAACCTTTTCAGAATTGTTCTCAGGGGTAGAAGTCAGAGCTTGATCTTTCTTGTTGCTTGGTTCGTGGTAGGTAAATTCTTTATTTTGAAAATTACGTAATGTCATAGCGCCTTTTTTGTATGAAACAACATAGTTTGGCGACAAAGGTATTTTTCCACCGCCGCCGGGAGCGTCTATAACGAGTGTTGGGATTGCGTACCCTGTGGTGTGTCCTCTCAATTTCTCCATGATATGAAGACCGGATGAAAGCGGTGTACGAAAATGTTCTGTTCCTACCGCGAGATCGCATTGGTAAAGATAATAGGGCCGGACACGAATTTTTATGAGCTCGTGCGTAAGCTTTTTTATTATGTATGCAGTGTCATTAACACCTTTTAAAAGGACAGTCTGACTTCCAAGCGGTATGCCGGCGTTTGCAAGCTTTGCACATGCGGTTTTAACAGCCGGAGTTATTTCTTTCGGATGAGTGAAATGGATTGATACCCATACCGGATGATATTTTTTTAATATATCAATAAGTTTGTCAGTGAAACGCATTGGCATAGTTACCGGGATACGTGTTCCTATCCTTATTATTTCAATATGCGGGATAGCTCTTAACTTTTTAATGATAGATTCAATCTTGTCGTCAGGCAAAAGGAAAGGGTCACCACCGGAAATAAGGACATCTCTGATTTTTTTATTT
This genomic interval carries:
- a CDS encoding KamA family radical SAM protein — its product is MSHTNSDHRAIDNSDPSQWNDWEWQLKNRITNYSQIEKLLPLTPSEKLCIKSQKKRMPMAITPYFFSLINAKNPNCPIRKQVIPRIEELNVSEFDMEDPCGEDSHSPVPGLVHRYPDRALLLVTDACACYCRYCTRGRLVGKKEDILSEQGLEQAYTYIATNKKIRDVLISGGDPFLLPDDKIESIIKKLRAIPHIEIIRIGTRIPVTMPMRFTDKLIDILKKYHPVWVSIHFTHPKEITPAVKTACAKLANAGIPLGSQTVLLKGVNDTAYIIKKLTHELIKIRVRPYYLYQCDLAVGTEHFRTPLSSGLHIMEKLRGHTTGYAIPTLVIDAPGGGGKIPLSPNYVVSYKKGAMTLRNFQNKEFTYHEPSNKKDQALTSTPENNSEKVLI
- a CDS encoding cyclic nucleotide-binding domain-containing protein, whose translation is MTEEKNNNQKKSFWTILAEHVDFSLFKFLKESTIEEVSFTPRRGEKYHIIKNPKEVKYLRLSDKDHFIFEQLDGKNTVSEIVYAYFMKYKALAFERVAGLIEELYSSHFLTAKPVNVFKKLKNYFDRKTLIHWMNGLKEWFFQKTFPINNIDNILTKMYKGGVWLFFTRFAKVSYVILSIVGTLMFITNIVPSDQYHILKSGDSYAVGFFTFLMISIVVIFIHEGAHAFTVKSYGRSVPKGGFLFYFGAPCFYAETSDIWMESKTRRIAVSWAGPYAELVIASTLSIILSLWPASPLSDVLFKATIFCYLGVVLNLDPLLEFDGYFMLMDWLEIPLLRKKAIDFVKKDLFKKVVHKETFEREEKIYTVFGIFSIVWTAIAITIAVLFLKMRFFQILSEFVTGDSIGIKIFSFIFFVCIVVPLALSLLCFVLLSLRRLWRIIIARGVLQNPLSIIATCVPLGCFVIFLPEILYGYTTPQYLSGMYILLGLISFYFSCKACVNLHKPLQGLPLVFLSLYPILQGLMVYVPVTWVTPLHLLTLLLIVIALSMFFYNAFIAKNGITIRVFYCVAVMGSLCVVLYYKMCCFNPLLLGTDCLSYGSIILCIVGAVLLLNVFGKKIFYVYLLFSGALLMLAAGCNEQVNHFAIPLTSLFVTVGIYIYYVTACGVKNVVMQYDPVTGNDEERFSQGFSVLLGNVIKGIGEMSGITNERYLKSIIADNKRINNEGEVQALKGVSQVSKQCVGQGEALLKSSTKLVGDTLVKKLLYGTLETMYWEDREVVNHYFTRLVKDAHGIAYEKRYLKDDPEEILKQNELFKNLPHEELQYLVNRFRAERYSDNYDVIKQGDKGDKFYVVKTGTVDVIYNDSVQGEKVLATLKRGDYFGEIALLKDVPRTATVRSSSPVTLLSLSKSDFNHLVKKYFSLIKNIHKGIGARKERIDIISVIPLFAEFSYQQLALISLRMKEAEFDKGACIVSQGEVGDKFYIIQEGEVDVAVQDETGEIKNISTLYDGDYFGEIALILKVARTASVTARKKTKVFQLEKNDFDEMIKKHLFANKNLEQVATRRLYNVNKQKT
- a CDS encoding pitrilysin family protein, coding for SRYDTEFDLPIGIAHFVEHILFKSCKNMTSQGIFWEIESCGGKINAGTTREYSMVQVTIPTMYMDNALRVIKEIVHKPIFNKDAIAKEKKTVLGEIRREKDRFSVVWNLFYKNLWKEHPFRNPILGDEKSIKKISARHIRKFYDACYCGSNMVISVASSLTDNTVQKKIKKIFTTIKKGKEVHPQCAAESKRKRRGVHLKKNIHQTHVILGFETCHQFTEDRYVLRLIEIALGGDGYSRLFRELREKRQLIYSIDIFSSNFEDTGYFATYFAALSRNVEKIVHEIFSQTEQIRAKGLRKEELVYAKAQYRGNILKRFETNLSVARILGVETLLRGEFEDFDKAIGKVASITNKDITRVAQKYLHIEEAVMIAVGS
- a CDS encoding DUF2180 family protein, which produces MNCWHCERPAIGACVFCGRGICKDHIQSMPNPLTMYRGSDNKLKALVVPDALYCGVCKPKEDPVDMSEIEQ
- the corA gene encoding magnesium/cobalt transporter CorA, with product MITTILYSSGKISFNLPTDQLSQTISQPENITWTDIKDPSPDDLAVLDEVFHFHPLAIEYCIKPPTSPKIVFFGESIFIIFFSVKYDSHNKRLITVPLNIFLGKNHLVTFHKKDVRGVNETFDVIKQNPAETLALGADFTLYILLDLISEKYLDILDSLNNRIEVVEDKVLQNESENVSKELFKLKKEMLHLRKITSPQRDSISRLIREATPIIKSNVKIYFHDVYDKLFKVSETITTCVDILISTQELFFSVVSNKTNQVVKTLAVIATVFMPLTLITGIYGMNFKHIPGLDSPYGYYSTLILMVLICGTALWIFKRKNWF
- the folE gene encoding GTP cyclohydrolase I FolE gives rise to the protein MQKHVEEIIRALGEDPKRDGLLKTPRRVEESMQYLTSGYKINPKDIIKDAVFEETYDEMVVLRDIRVFSLCEHHLLPFYGKCHIAYLPQGKLIGLSKLAEVVQIYARRLQVQERLTVQIADCLMDALNPLGVGVVVEALHLCMAMRGVEEKDASAVTSSMLGAFRNDRSTRMEFLSLIGK